The Myxococcales bacterium genomic interval GTTGGCGTCGCAGGTGAGCACGTCGGCGCCCTGGCAGCGCGCGGTGCCCGGATCGCACGCGGCGCACGCCCCGAGGCGCCCGGAGCACACGAGGCCACGGGCGCCACAGTCGTCCCGCGTGGCGAACGTGCCGCCCGCACAGACGAGCAAGCGGCCGCCTTCGCACGCCACCGCGCCCTCGACGCAGCCCGCGCGAGCGTCGGGTGTGTCGCGGTAGGCAGGGTCGAACGAGCAGGCCGCGAGACCACGCGCCGTCGCGACCAGCGCGGTGGCCGCGAGCAGCGTCGAGAGCCCGAGACCAAGCGCGCTGCGAGCGCTGCGAACGCGGACCACCGGCGTCAGTACGCCCCCGGGAGGCTGTCGACCCCGAACGCAGACCACGCGCCCGTCGCGAGCTGGCCGTTGCGGAGCCGCGCGTAGTCGAAGCCGTCGATGCGAGCAACATACACGGTCGAGGTGATGGCCCCACGCACGAGGCCGAGCGGATCGGGGCCGGGCAGCGCGGATAGATCGGGGAGGGGGGCGTCGCGGGTGGCGCCGGGGGCGATCACGGTCCACGTGACGAGCCCGTTCCCGGAGGCGATCGTGGCCCTCACGAGATCGGCGGTGGTCGCCACGGCGGAGGTGGAGAACCGGAGGCGTTTGCCGTCCCACACGCCGGCGCCGGGGTTCACCATCACGGGCACGGGGAGAAAGCCGCCGATACCGAGCGGGGAGACGGCGCCGTTCGTGCGCACGCGCGACACGATGCTCGCGGGGAGCTGCTCGCGCGGGCCGGACACGGCGCGCGCCGAGACGACGTAGCTCTCCGTCGCGACCGCGCCGTCCAGCGACGGGAGGCCGACCAGCGAGACCGGAGCGGAGGTGGGCAGGGGCGTGATGCGCTCGCCGAGCGGCAGCGTCGCGAAGCCCGTACCGAGGCTCATCGCCACCTGCGTGACGAGCCGATCGGGCCCGCGGGTGGTGGGCGCGGGTGGGGATGCGGCGATCGAGAGCGCGTGATCGGCCACCACGTTCATGAAGATGTCCGCGCCCACGACGCGCTGCTTCGCGCCGAGGCCGACGCCCCTCACCACGCCGTACACGTACGGGACGAAGCGCGGAGGGGTCTCCGAGCGGTCCTCGAGGCCCGCGACGGCATAGAGCGAGTGGTTGCCCGGGGCGCCCACGACCGAGAACAGATACCCCGCGTCGCCGGGCGAGTCCGGCGTGATGGCGAAGACCGGGTCCGGCAGCTCGAAGCGAGCGGTAGGCGAGGCCGTCGTGAAGAAGACATACGCGGCCATGCGCTCGGTGGGGCGCTTCGGCGCGGGCACGCCCGACCACCCCGCGCGACGGAACTCGACGCCGCCCGGGAACACGAGCTCGCCCTCGATGACGCCGCCGAAGCGACCTCCGCCGCCGCCGAGCGACGGCGGATCGCCCTCGGCGCAGGAAATGTCGAGCACGGGGTCGAGGTACACGGTGACCGTGTCCACAGGCACGTCCACGAACGTGAGCGGCTGGTGGCACTTGGCCGCGACGGTGACCGTGACCTTCCCCGTGAGAGACGGATCGTTCAGCTCGACGACGCCGGTGGCCGTCACGCGCCCGAGCTTCGCGGTGGCGAGATCGCCGCCCGCCACTACGGTGCCGCCGGCCAGCGCCGCGCCGGTGTACGCGTCGAAGGCGAGCACCCGCAGGCGCCCCGAGAGCGCGCCGCCCGAGAGCCCGCCGCGGTAGCCGTCGACCGCGTCGTTGTACGTGAAGGCCTCGCGGACCTGGATGCTGGTGCCGCCCGTGGTGACGACCACGTCTTTGGCGCCGGCGGTGTGCTCCGGTGTGAGGCACCCGACGTGGGTCGCGTCGGTGACGGTGACCTCGGCGCAGGTCTTGCCGCCGACCGTGACCGTGGTCCCGGCCGCGAAGGCGGTGCCGCTGCCTTCAATCACGACGCGAGTGCCGCCGCTCGTGGCGCCCGTGTCGGGGCGCACGACGAAGGCGTCGTAGAAGTACCCCTCGGTGAGCGAGCGCTCCTGGGCCGTCGCGCGGTTGCGCACCCGCACCTCCGCGGGGCCCGGCTTGCCGGGCGGGACTTCGAGCGCGAGCCGGGTCGGGCTCGTGGCGAACAGCGCCTCCCTCGTGACCTCGACGCCGCCCACGAAGACCTGCATGTCCGGTGAGAAGCCGCGCCCGCTCGCTTGCGCGCGGGTGCGCCCGCTGAACGGGCCGTGCGCGGGCAGCAGGCCGTCGAGGGCGAAGGGATCTCCGAGGTCGACGTCCTTGCGGGGGCCCGTCGCGCTGCCGTCGCCGAGTGAGAGGCCGCCGGCGTCGACTCGGTCGGGCTCGAGGAAGCCGCCGCTGCCGCCGGGCAAACACGCGCCGAGCGCGCCGGCCGACGCGAGCGAGATGAGGAGAGCTACGCGGAGCGCGCGCGCATGACGCATTCGCGGAGCGTAGCGGGAAGGCGGGGCCGCGGCCACACCGCTCGGGTCGTCCGGGCGAATTGGCCCTACGGCCGCGCTTGGGCGAGCGAAAAGTGTGTAGCATGCATGTTTTCATGCATGCCGCGCCTCGCTCGGGTGGGCGAGGGCGCGTGCGGGCCCGCGCGAGCATCGCACGACCGCGAAGGCGCTCTCGCAGCGCCGCCGCTAGGCCGCTCGCGGATCTCCACACAGGCGGTGGCGGTGGCGGCGGTGGAAAGCCGTCCTGCGACGCGCTCAGCGTGTGCTGCGCAAAGCTACCGGACCCTGCGAAGGGCAAGTGCGCAGACCTCGTCGCGTGCGGCGACGACCTCTACTGCGGCAACGTGAAGGACAACTATTGCAGCCTGGACCCCGCAGCGTGCACGAAGCTCCAGGCGTGCTGTCCGACCTTGAGCGACGAGGACAAGAGCCTCTGCGAATTCCACGTCTCCAACTTCGGCACCGACGTAGAGCTCTGCGGGATCGCGCTCAAGAAATACCCGAGCTGCGCGCCCTGAGCTCGGCGCACCCGCGTTGTGCCTGAGCGTGAAGGTACGTCCCGTCCGCGCACGTCAGAGACCGGAGAGGAGCGCGTGGAGCGTCGCGAGGCGGTCCGAGCCGGTCTTCCGCAGGAGGGACCGCAGGTGAGTGCGCAGCGTGGAGATCGCGACGCGATCGCGCGCGGCGATCTCTTTGGTCGACCAGCCGAGCATGAGTGCCTCGGCGACGTCGGCCTCGCGCGGGCTCAGCGCGAAGAGCGCGGTGGCGCGCGCGGCGCGTTCGCGCGCCATCGAGCGCAGGTGGTGGGCGTGGACGACGCACGCGCGACCGTGGCCGTAGGGGGCCGCCGCGTGGACCACGACGCGGAGGCCGGGCGCGATCGCGAGGGCGCGCGGCCGCCCTTCGACGAGCAGCGCCGTCAAGTCTCGGCCGCCCACGTGCGTGCGCCCGCCGGTGCGGCAAATCACGCCGCGCTCGAGCAGGCGGAGCCCGGGGCCGTTCGCCGTGAGCAGCGCGCCCGTCGTCGCATCGAGCACGAGCACCCCGAACGACAGCGAGTCGACCGCGAGGCCGGCGACGCGCACGTCGCGGCGCCCGAGCTCGCGCGTAGCGAGGCGAGTGAGGGCGGGGCGCAAGGCCAAGAGGTCCTTGACCTCGCGCGCGCCGCTCCCCTTCGCGTCCGCGGCGCGGAGCATGCCAAAGGTCACGAGGTCGTCGCCGCGCCGGAGGAGTACGCCGCCGCAGAGGTCTCCGATCGCGTGCGGCCGGCACAGCTCGTTGTAGAACGAGGTGCGCTCGAGCTCTGCCCGAGGCAGGAGGTGATCGCTCGCAACGAGCTTCCCCGTGGGAACGCGCTGGCTCTCCTCCTTCCACGGATCGCCGGCGTGAAAGGTCGCTACGTAGTCGGCCTCGAACTTGGCCGGGAGCGCCGCCCAGCGCTGGCCGGCGAACTGCCCACCCCGCCAGAAGGTGATGCCCGCACCGACCGCTGCGAACGACGCGGTGAGGAGCTCCATGGCCGACTCGGCGGCCACCTCCTCGTCGGCCGCGGCGACGAGCGCGTCCACGGTGCGCCGCTCAGCGCCCACGGCGAACCCCCTCGCGGCGAGCCGCTCCGGGCTCCGACAGCCACCGCATCGCGTCGACCTCCAAAGGAACACTAAGTGACACCGGACGAGCCTT includes:
- a CDS encoding helix-turn-helix domain-containing protein, with protein sequence MGAERRTVDALVAAADEEVAAESAMELLTASFAAVGAGITFWRGGQFAGQRWAALPAKFEADYVATFHAGDPWKEESQRVPTGKLVASDHLLPRAELERTSFYNELCRPHAIGDLCGGVLLRRGDDLVTFGMLRAADAKGSGAREVKDLLALRPALTRLATRELGRRDVRVAGLAVDSLSFGVLVLDATTGALLTANGPGLRLLERGVICRTGGRTHVGGRDLTALLVEGRPRALAIAPGLRVVVHAAAPYGHGRACVVHAHHLRSMARERAARATALFALSPREADVAEALMLGWSTKEIAARDRVAISTLRTHLRSLLRKTGSDRLATLHALLSGL
- a CDS encoding IPT/TIG domain-containing protein — protein: MRHARALRVALLISLASAGALGACLPGGSGGFLEPDRVDAGGLSLGDGSATGPRKDVDLGDPFALDGLLPAHGPFSGRTRAQASGRGFSPDMQVFVGGVEVTREALFATSPTRLALEVPPGKPGPAEVRVRNRATAQERSLTEGYFYDAFVVRPDTGATSGGTRVVIEGSGTAFAAGTTVTVGGKTCAEVTVTDATHVGCLTPEHTAGAKDVVVTTGGTSIQVREAFTYNDAVDGYRGGLSGGALSGRLRVLAFDAYTGAALAGGTVVAGGDLATAKLGRVTATGVVELNDPSLTGKVTVTVAAKCHQPLTFVDVPVDTVTVYLDPVLDISCAEGDPPSLGGGGGRFGGVIEGELVFPGGVEFRRAGWSGVPAPKRPTERMAAYVFFTTASPTARFELPDPVFAITPDSPGDAGYLFSVVGAPGNHSLYAVAGLEDRSETPPRFVPYVYGVVRGVGLGAKQRVVGADIFMNVVADHALSIAASPPAPTTRGPDRLVTQVAMSLGTGFATLPLGERITPLPTSAPVSLVGLPSLDGAVATESYVVSARAVSGPREQLPASIVSRVRTNGAVSPLGIGGFLPVPVMVNPGAGVWDGKRLRFSTSAVATTADLVRATIASGNGLVTWTVIAPGATRDAPLPDLSALPGPDPLGLVRGAITSTVYVARIDGFDYARLRNGQLATGAWSAFGVDSLPGAY